A window of Plasmodium brasilianum strain Bolivian I chromosome 8, whole genome shotgun sequence contains these coding sequences:
- a CDS encoding male gamete fusion factor HAP2 codes for MKHKSKRLKVKHIFKFLTVLLRYITLKNYKLNDNGQEISFIQLAHAFSKKKVCTSSSDDSTCRMVAFGELDVSNNSVVRLKILRPDGKGYFLTMRRDYVTISYYLKYIKDIPFQYREVVDVFNNHVYKTYTEREIKLFTYRCNVRRIEDINRTVGNFPPHFLEYMRGESCACQSYNLFKDNNAIKRSKLKCIYFNMLFSESATVYSRHCAIMDLSHYSVYDIDYPPIFNTYVDITLQEYSYDDVSSVLNKKHDLVTKEKKYELNDTITEIRDDYFDIWLLLRSEFHGKRTLVNLSNDYILIPSSPIDDVDVIDSDITRNCGLEKDSSLLKGCDYLGICNVIHPCLRKALMLPKYLFDLSGKTCNKLGVSLNKWREADGNFCASTAGYCISANLQKYYDEHKEAMNRNKVSKYKIKNIYASEPQTKIYNAANLPDYLKEKITPDKKVDVNDIENKVFYNENAAIHSHFIDYKYNGNHSVEIKFETNALEVYEIRPISNATITHITTPKDCSSSQTNSKECALIVHVWNNSNNISSNFSCQVICTDKDTGKIASHINPISPVRAYIDANKNYAFYFIIKFLINKQIKTKCNAIVKDANGKECSKKEFELTSKEVIKIVEEIVQPEKALQPSVTKYESDAIDPDDSAKHTCKCSLDLLCYALNFKKCTAYYTNLIKEIIGKFATITSSVSSNSQERVTKNSSVHTNKLTTHTGHTQTRKIGKKKNIKGTSDLGKYNGTSLESSVTYSSQSTTSVDLSSCENYRISRGTNNLTSDANELSHLF; via the exons ATGAAGCATAAAAGCAAGAGGTTAAAAGTTAAacacatatttaaatttctCACTGTGCTTTTACGTTATAtcactttaaaaaattacaaattaaaTGACAATGGACAGGAAATTTCGTTCATTCAGTTAGCACATGCCTtctctaaaaaaaaagtgtgcACGTCTTCATCCGACGACTCAACATGCCGTATGGTCGCATTTGGTGAACTAGATGTTTCTAACAATTCA GTGGTAAGATTGAAGATACTAAGACCGGACGGAAAAGGATATTTTTTAACCATGCGAAGAGACTACGTAACAATATCGTACTacctaaaatatataaaggatATACCTTTTCAATATAGAGAAGTGGTAGATGTATTTAATAATcatgtatataaaacatatacagAAAGGGAGATCAAGTTATTTACGTACAGATGTAATGTTCGAAGAATTGAAGATATTAATAGGACAGTTGGTAATTTCCCCCCTCATTTTCTTGAATATATGAGAGGGGAATCATGTGCATGTCAATCGTACAATCTTTTTAAGGATAATAATGCTATAAAAAGATCTAAattaaaatgcatatatttcaatatgTTGTTTTCTGAATCAGCTACAGTATATAGTAGGCACTGTGCTATAATGGACTTGTCTCATTATTCTGTTTATGATATTGATTACCCTcctatttttaatacatatgttGATATAACATTACAGGAGTATTCTTATGATGATGTATCTAGTGTTTTAAATAAGAAACATGATTTAGTtactaaagaaaaaaagtacgAGTTAAATGATACTATAACAGAAATTCGGGATGATTATTTCGATATATGGTTACTTTTAAGGAGCGAATTTCATGGAAAGAGGACTCTAGTTAATTTATCGAATGACTATATATTGATTCCATCATCACCTATAGATGATGTAGATGTAATAGATAGCGATATTACAAGAAATTGTGGTTTAGAAAAAGATTCATCTCTTTTAAAAGGCTGTGATTACTTAGGAATATGTAACGTTATACATCCTTGTTTAAGAAAAGCATTGATGCTACCAAAATATCTTTTTGATTTAAGTGGAAAGACATGTAATAAATTAGGTGTATCTTTGAACAAATGGAGAGAAGCAGATGGCAATTTTTGTGCCTCTACTGCTGGGTATTGTATATCAGCAAATctgcaaaaatattatgatgaACATAAGGAAGCTATGAATAGAAATAAGGTTtcgaaatataaaattaaaaatatatatgcttcaGAACCTCAGACGAAAATTTACAATGCTGCTAACTTACCAGATTatctaaaagaaaaaattactcCTGATAAAAAGGTAGACGTAAATGATATAGAAAACAAAGTTTTTTATAATGAGAATGCAGCTATACATAGCCATTTTATTGATTACAAATATAATGGGAATCATTCTGTAGAAATTAAATTTGAAACCAATGCTTTAGAAGTTTATGAAATAAGACCCATATCAAATGCAACCATCACACATATCACAACACCTAAGGACTGTTCATCTAGTCAAACAAATTCAAAAGAATGTGCACTTATTGTTCATGTTTggaataatagtaataatatttcttctaaCTTTTCTTGTCAGGTTATATGCACAGATAAAGATACTGGAAAAATAGCTAGCCATATTAACCCTATTAGTCCTGTACGTGCATATATTGAcgcaaataaaaattatgctttttatttcattattaagtttttaataaataaacaaataaaaactaAATGTAATGCAATTGTAAAGGATGCAAATGGAAAGGAATGTTCTAAAAAGGAATTCGAATTAACATCAAAAGAAGTGATCAAAATTGTTGAAGAGATTGTACAACCAGAAAAAGCATTACAGCCTTCTGTAACAAAATATGAAAGTGATGCTATTGATCCAGATGATTCTGCCAAACATACATGCAAATGTTCACTTGATTTATTATGCTATGctcttaattttaaaaaatgcactgcttattatacaaatttaattaaagaaataataggGAAATTTGCTACAATA ACAAGCAGTGTTTCTTCTAATTCTCAAGAAAGGGTAACAAAAAATTCTTCcgtacatacaaataaattaactaCGCATACAGGGCATACACAAACAAGGAAAATaggtaaaaagaaaaatatcaaaGGAACTAGCGATTTGGGGAAATATAATGGTACTTCATTAGAGAGCTCAGTAACATATTCAAGCCAATCTACTACCTCAGTTGATTTAAGTTCATGCGAGAATTATCGTATTTCGC GAGgtacaaataatttaacatCTGATGCAAATGAATTAAGTCATTTATTTTAG
- a CDS encoding SPRY domain-containing protein, translating to MIECFNAIYEDDESLIDDDCFTNNGKLNKLNDFFFNRYLFINFKKIIFYISQKRCLSFKFLEQNKICEQVGGKKIKYRRREKNRKELYKTVMYATKRNINEAFFFNLDRGKENINNPYFNKYEYYVKIKNLQKKKREFYNPLQWRVMYKNAYIVGHINKSFFNNKIERKVRKLYLNIYILNEDVSTLLQNILRMKKNLFYTNYKVISLENWKALNLPFLIFLLKYNKKKLNKFQVILLIFNSHYEYNKWKSVKITCRQQQLYLFTYANDSKNCEKTKEHNFFFCLFWCTIFKKYISYIVEGVNILKDIKKGMLIRGYHFANAFLKINEFICILCCHNIQDQKIKKIKKEKCAFLHILKQIFFKRINSKKELKCKNLDKGKYDVYNVDMCLLGQNIFQFISYNRNNMIIIKYKKGKHKMCMRKISEMDILFYLKLCNFQNFLFFFTFSKLQYIFKKYRMIYKWNGSHNFYRWLDLLLINILDFDKRASIKFGCLRCSIAPHLDYTVIIYSFFVLLKNYKQFSALKIWKNDNLFYRLNIGVGNKCIATTHGREEVQTLKDISPFTDVRFNFHFLRIFIDDSNFYLNNIDRIIIDCSSKVVRHYFPSTFSSVFRSGCNKDLFHLFVLLVFDYFPYSLYFYEKNKKREVLLYYFLYIMINYLTSKLFYFLHILHFVFSSIKFCINALIIFLKYKVSTFFQIRIKKEEDNLLVFFKPEKIREFYMHNFNQAVQKGKDIRDRINLSINKKKFLRNANMSSSCDESKMEKYNRRMSTNDPWIYGVHVNEDAKNYKNHKKRTCNYVDSEKSDEEPYNWTNQLSPANIFSKKNDTLFRYTKWRVLKDYCKYKSNKNKKKIIYKRRVKIKKNGKIHVKHLLPLLFLNEVAYFRHAHEYKPCQSLIMPFKLLVFSSDNSNNISSRRKKTESHSNRRKNKKNKINEQKENKEKERKKKNSSNDSDSDMDSDSDSDSDDDEVEEEEEEEEEEDEEEEEEDEEEEEEEEEEEEEEEEEEEEEEEEEEEEEEEEEKEDEEEGEGEEEKEDEEEGEGEEEKEDDEEGDEFDNDDEDEEEEEEQDKDEEDKEDEDKEDEEDEGNEENEEDEEPRETEDTDDNEEEYKEDEVETDDEKDEDEGEDSFNDNERKNRKKKKKKIKNKNNNNKNRKRNRNKNKKCKYEHNGVENNASDEEIQKEEDSYYNKKKKLYLKRTNKRFKHNYIYLKNLFKEHVCINTTNVSNFISVSKDKLTATYTAWGKHTDIACVQVNKCALRDCSIYYFEVEVLNCTNFSKIVIGMTSKNYTINKNPGSEYNSFGYKNDDGKKIIDGKIENYCNSYTKYDIIGCGINYFDNSAFFTKNGKFLGKVCNINSKYDYYATVGLSTLGDRIKFHLNNFYFDVYNLIYEENEKERKIIKSVYIQKDIFSDIIKSHLIKCGYLNTYKSFVNFLEKNKNSDDNNSVGSSSNSKNEIDKFFMNKTDLPNVLEKKVVDESSQNISNNHEDKENKKNVTDETKKKMDIIIKSNNAKDNANIFVENTTAKCTPLNVDNTKNSSNNDNISSVELKKEGLIHRENDNNTENTEEKCRTDHIKKEEDTFTPINNNSSIKNTVDVDVPKYVSLLSENIPEKEGKVSKDEGSTKGDKNVLSTFLVKYLDAYEKCDEQGKSDKEKNDMEHIDNDSSKMEMTNKETTNKESTTKGTYNQEKNEECTSATVEVKEDKKMSKLPDSPSSLNKKDESKLEEKSDTSEKLEKSENSSATLIVASDQAKGNNKLIVSETGKSGKDENVNSIKIPNEQKHSTEENVEKMEKNQIIDTTSSILKCYDFSQYSFAGGSIQNSLWVSRKNSLSNLINVRKDSSSTLLNRLRNKRSLSTKDNLNILPTNFLSTKKESKKNDSDINKKIHLLLKDKSGIIKNEKKKLSKKEGSKNYSTDKEYITKYFMNLYLSEDKLNKMVDSLETRYLIRNNVINGNIIDVLNILEEQYSDLFTNAHASFNIAMLYTQQLIEILKPHKIFIKKISSKKRRKCKKSVAYDEEEDLLSESSYKTYNTLSDDRFYDDIKTDYNSSDSLFCDSSNNEENNYAAFNIEKLNKRRNQKKCSKINDEEDRYSRDKNILASYRKNGKDKSSDSSRSNGSRSGSISSSSNKSANKLGRDSFDNGNVLPVCATKLKEKMSNIDNSYSNSNNNNNFYNKHNNNKHLLNIGDKKGLEHGKYTRNDCQKTKVNCEEGATISPIKHTQLNHNDFLKEKKIEQMSLRSIRSNYNEEFYKKNNMLEEYEDHYKKLSKEYEFFKEDNPYNNKCKKECYKTLYKEVEEEEKKCFYYMSSNDDITSDYDSNDSNFNEKFYQFNDINFDKIYQYIYKNNFSPNKQLKFKKDHLYLALLWIKEKLSVFNKSPFVNVRQCILDSTSLIAYHKPYKQKLVRMFFSKNRNLLTFNAVNEGILDICLKVPIYSPLEVMVKHLILCRNLLREKKGNVGVKYDCRYVCQPYKRYMVKIKNNKKKRRYFKENTKQKNEKGSLNGKLIEDKRLSIFH from the exons ATGATTGAATGCTTTAATGCAATATATGAAGATGACGAAAGTTTAATTGATGATGATTGTTTTACAAATAAcggaaaattaaataaactaaatgattttttttttaatcgtTATCTTTTCataaactttaaaaaaataattttttacatttcccAAAAAAGGTGTTTATCATTTAAGTTTTtagaacaaaacaaaatatgtgAACAAGTAGGTggaaagaaaattaaatacagAAGAAGGGAAAAGAACagaaaagaattatataaaactgTTATGTATGCgacaaaaagaaatataaatgaagcattttttttcaatttagacagaggaaaagaaaacataaataacccatattttaacaagtatgaatattatgtcaaaataaaaaatttacaaaaaaagaagagggaATTTTACAACCCTTTGCAGTGGAGGGTTATGTACAAAAATGCTTATATAGTTGGACATATAAATAAgtccttttttaataataaaatagagaGAAAAGTacgtaaattatatttaaatatatatatactcaatGAGGATGTATCTACGCTAttgcaaaatattttaaggatgaaaaaaaatcttttttatacaaattataaagTTATATCTCTAGAAAATTGGAAAGCGCTTAACTTACCAtttctcatatttttattgaaatataataagaaaaaattaaataaatttcaagttattcttttaatatttaacagTCATTATGAATACAACAAATGGAAAAGTGTCAAGATAACATGTCGACAACAACAACTGTACTTATTTACGTATGCAAATGATTCCAAAAATTGTGAAAAAACGAAAGAacacaattttttcttttgtttattctggtgtacaatttttaaaaaatatatttcatatattgttGAAGGAGTAAATATTcttaaagatataaaaaaaggaatgttGATACGAGGCTACCATTTCGCTAATGCTTTTCTCAAAATAAACgagtttatatgtattttatgtTGTCACAATATACAagatcaaaaaataaaaaaaataaaaaaagagaaatgtGCATTCTTACACATACTGaagcaaatttttttcaagagAATTAATTCTAAGAAGGAACTAAAATGTAAGAACTTGGATAAGGGAAAGTATGATGTTTATAACGTCGATATGTGTTTGTTAggtcaaaatatatttcaatttattaGTTATAATCGTAACAACATGATtatcattaaatataaaaaaggaaagcaCAAAATGTGTATGCGCAAAATATCAGAAATGGACATATTGTTTTATCTgaaattatgtaattttcagaattttttatttttttttacattttcaaaattacaatatatttttaaaaaatataggatGATTTACAAATGGAACGGTTCCCATAACTTCTACAGGTGGCTAGAC TTATTATTGATTAATATTTTAGATTTTGATAAGAGAGCATCTATAAAATTTGGGTGTTTGAGGTGCAGTATTGCCCCCCATTTGGACTATACTGTAATTATTTActccttttttgtattactgaaaaattataaacaattTAGTGCTCtcaaaatatggaaaaatgataatttattCTATCGTTTAAATATTGGAGTGGGTAATAAATGTATTGCCACCACACATGGAAGGGAAGAAGTACAAACATTAAAGGATATTTCACCATTCACTGATGTAAGGTTTAATTTTCACTTTTTGCGTATTTTTATAGATgattcaaatttttatttaaataacataGACAGAATTATTATTGATTGTTCAAGCAAAGTTGTCAGACATTATTTCCCTTCCACTTTCTCGTCCGTTTTTCGCAGTGGGTGCAATAAAGATTTATTTCATCTATTTGTACTGTTAGTTTTTGATTATTTTccatattcattatatttttatgagaaaaataaaaaaagggaagtattgttatattatttcctatatattatgataaaCTATTTAACATCTAagcttttctattttttacacattctacattttgtattttcttcgattaaattttgtataaatgctttaataatttttttaaagtataaaGTGTCTACATTTTTCCaaataagaattaaaaaagaggaagataatttattagtttttttcAAACCAGAGAAAATAAGAGAATTTTATATGCACAATTTTAATCAAGCTgtacaaaaaggaaaagatatACGTGACAGAATAAATCTTTcaataaacaaaaagaaatttttacgAAATGCGAATATGTCTAGTTCGTGCGATGAATCAAAAATGGAGAAGTATAATCGAAGAATGAGTACGAATGACCCATGGATTTATGGTGTGCATGTTAATGAGGATgctaaaaattataagaatcATAAGAAGAGAACATGCAATTATGTCGATTCTGAAAAATCAGACGAAGAGCCTTATAATTGGACCAATCAATTGAGTCCtgctaatatattttcaaaaaaaaatgatactcTTTTTAGGTACACAAAATGGAGGGTATTAAAAGATTACTGCAAATATAAGAgcaacaaaaacaaaaaaaagattatttatAAGAGAagggtaaaaataaaaaaaaatgggaaaatacATGTTAAGCATCTATTACCACTATTGTTTCTTAACGAAGTAGCATATTTCAGGCATGCACATGAATACAAGCCTTGTCAGTCATTAATTATGCCGTTCAAATTACTGGTATTCTCGTCGGATAattctaataatatatcatcaagaagaaaaaaaactgAAAGTCATTCaaacagaagaaaaaataaaaaaaataaaataaatgaacaaaaagaaaataaagaaaaagaacgaaaaaaaaaaaatagtagtaatGATTCAGATTCTGATATGGACTCTGACTCTGACTCGGATTCAGATGATGATGAAGtggaagaagaagaggaagaggaagaggAGGAAGATGAGGAGGAAGAGGAGGAAGATGAggaggaagaggaagaagaggaagaagaggaagaagaggaggaagaggaggaagaggaagaagaggaggaagaggaagaggaggaggaagaagaggaaaaagaagatgaagaagagGGAGAGGGAGAGGAGGAAaaagaagatgaagaagagGGAGAGGGAGAGGAGGAAAAAGAAGATGATGAAGAAGGAGACGAATTTGACAATGATGACGAGGATGAGGAAGAGGAGGAAGAACAAGATAAAGATGAGGAAGATAAAGAAGATGAAGACAAAGAAGACGAAGAGGACGAAGGGAATGAAGAGAATGAAGAGGATGAAGAACCGCGCGAAACGGAAGATACAGACGATAATGAAGAAGAATACAAAGAAGACGAAGTTGAAACGGACGATGAGAAAGATGAAGACGAAGGGGAAGATTCCTTTAACGACAATGAACGGaaaaacaggaaaaaaaaaaagaaaaaaattaaaaataaaaacaataataataaaaatagaaagagaaacagaaataaaaacaaaaaatgcaaatatgAGCATAACGGAGTCGAAAACAATGCTTCGGATGAGGAAATTCAGAAAGAAGAAGAcagttattataataaaaaaaaaaaattgtatctTAAAAGGACAAATAAAAGATTcaaacataattatatatatttaaaaaatttatttaaagaacATGTCTGCATAAATACAACAAATGTATCCAATTTTATATCTGTTAGTAAAGATAAGCTAACAGCGACATATACAGCTTGGGGGAAACACACGGATATTGCATGTGTTCAAGTAAACAAATGTGCCTTAAGAGACTGTAGTATATACTATTTTGAAGTAGAAGTTTTAAATTGTACAAACTTTTCCAAAATTGTTATTGGCATGACAAGCaaaaattatactattaataaaaatccTGGTTCagaatataattcatttggatataaaaatgatgatggtaaaaaaattatagatggaaaaattgaaaattattgtaactcatatacaaaatatgatATCATTGGTTGTGGTATTAACTACTTTGACAATAGTGCCTTTTTTACAAAGAATGGAAAATTTTTAGGTAAagtatgtaatataaattcaaaatatgattattatGCTACTGTTGGTTTAAGTACCTTAGGAGATCGTATCAAATTtcatttgaataatttttattttgatgtttataatttaatatatgaagaaaatgaaaaggaaagaaaaattattaaatctGTTTATATTCAAAAGGACATTTTTTCGGATATTATAAAATCTCATTTGATCAAATGTGGTTATTTAAACACGTATAAATCTTTTGTTaactttttagaaaaaaataaaaattcagaTGACAATAACAGTGTTGGAAGTTCTTCTAATTCTAAAAACGAAatagataaattttttatgaacaaaacTGATTTACCTAAtgttttagaaaaaaaggtAGTAGATGAGTCATCGCAAAATATCAGTAATAATCATGAAGACAAAGAAAACAAGAAAAACGTTACagatgaaacaaaaaaaaaaatggacatCATCATAAAGAGCAATAATGCAAAGGATAATGCAAATATTTTTGTGGAAAATACTACAGCTAAATGTACTCCTTTGAACGTAGATAATACAAAGAACAGCAGCAATAATGACAATATTAGCAGTgttgaattaaaaaaggaaggaTTAATACATAGAGAAAATGATAACAATACGGAAAACACAGAAGAAAAATGTAGGACTGAtcatattaaaaaggaagaagacACTTTCACAccaattaataataattcctctattaaaaatacagTAGATGTTGACGTACCAAAATATGTAAGCCTCCTTAGTGAAAATATCCCAGAAAAGGAAGGTAAAGTTTCAAAGGATGAGGGAAGTACGAAGGgtgataaaaatgtattaagtACATTCCTAGTCAAGTACCTTGATGCTTATGAGAAGTGCGATGAACAGGGGAAGAGTGACAAGGAGAAGAATGATATGGAGCACATCGATAACGATTCGAGTAAGATGGAGATGACCAACAAGGAGACCACGAACAAGGAGTCTACGACCAAAGGAACGTATAATCAGGAAAAGAATGAAGAATGTACTAGCGCAACTGTAGAAGTgaaagaagataaaaaaatgagcAAGTTGCCTGATTCCCCCAGTAGCTTAAACAAAAAGGATGAAAGCAAACTTGAGGAAAAGTCGGATACATCagaaaaattggaaaaatcAGAAAACTCGTCAGCTACTTTAATCGTTGCATCAGATCAAGCGAAAGGGAATAACAAACTAATTGTTTCTGAAACTGGAAAAAGTGGAAAAgatgaaaatgtaaattcCATAAAGATCCCAAATGAACAGAAGCACTCAACGGAGGAAAATGTGGaaaaaatggagaaaaaCCAAATTATTGACACCACTTcaagtatattaaaatgttacGACTTTAGTCAGTATAGTTTCGCAGGTGGTAGCATACAAAATTCTCTATGGGTTTCTAGAAAAAACAGTTTaagtaatttaataaatgtaagaAAGGATTCTAGTTCAACTTTATTAAATAgattaagaaataaaagaagtttAAGTACAAAAGATAACTTGAATATTTTACctactaattttttaagcACGAAAAaagaatcaaaaaaaaatgatagcgatattaataagaaaatacatCTCCTCCTTAAAGATAAATCgggtattattaaaaatgaaaaaaaaaaattaagtaaaaaggAAGGAAGTAAAAACTATTCTACTgataaagaatatattacaaaatattttatgaacttatatttatctgaagacaaattaaataaaatggtAGACTCGTTAGAAACAAGGTATCTAATAAGAAATAACGTTATTAATGGAAATATTATAgatgttttaaatattctaGAGGAACAATATTCTGATCTATTTACTAACGCGCATGCAAGTTTTAATATTGCAATGTTATACACGCAACAACtgatagaaatattaaagccgcataaaatatttataaaaaaaatatcttcaaaaaaaagaagaaaatgtaaaaaatcgGTAGCTTATGATGAGGAAGAGGACTTACTTAGTGAAAGCagttataaaacatataacaCGTTAAGCGATGATCGTTTTTATGATGACATTAAGACAGACTATAATTCATCAGATAGCTTATTTTGTGATAGCTCCAATAATgaggaaaataattatgcagcatttaatatagaaaaattaaataaaagaagaaaccAAAAAAAGTGCAGCAAAATTAATGATGAAGAAGATAGGTATTCCAGGGATAAGAACATACTAGCGAGTTATCGTAAAAATGGAAAGGATAAAAGTAGTGATAGTAGTAGAAGCAATGGAAGTAGAAGTGGAAGTAtaagtagtagtagtaacaaGTCAGCCAATAAGTTAGGAAGGGACTCCTTCGATAACGGGAACGTGCTTCCCGTTTGTGCTACTAAgctaaaagaaaaaatgagtaatatagataatagttacagtaatagtaataataataataatttttataataagcataataataataaacatttattaaatataggTGATAAAAAAGGTTTGGAACATGGAAAATATACAAGAAATGATTGTCAGAAAACAAAAGTAAATTGTGAAGAAGGGGCTACAATATCTCCCATTAAGCATACGCAGTTGAATCAcaatgattttttaaaagaaaaaaaaattgaacaaatGTCACTGAGAAGTATACGATCTAATTATAATGAAGaattttataagaaaaataatatgctaGAAGAATACGAAGATCATTATAAGAAATTATCAAAAGAATATGAGTTTTTTAAAGAGGATAATCcctataataataaatgtaagaAAGAATGCTATAAAACATTGTACAAGGAAGTAGAAGAAGAGgagaaaaaatgtttttattatatgagtTCAAATGATGATATCACATCTGATTATGATAGTAATGATTCCAACTTTAACGAAAAGTTTTACCaatttaatgatataaattttgacaaaatatatcaatatatttataaaaataatttttcaccgaataaacaattaaaatttaaaaaagatcaTCTATATTTAGCTCTATTATggattaaagaaaaattatcaGTATTTAATAAATCGCCATTTGTTAACGTTCGACAGTGTATTCTAGACAGTACTTCCTTAATAGCTTATCACAAACCGTATAAACAAAAACTAGTTCGTATGTTCTTTTCGAAAAATAGGAATTTATTGACCTTCAATGCTGTTAATGAAGGAATATTGG ataTATGCTTGAAGGTTCCGATATATTCACCTTTGGAAGTTATGGTTAAACACTTAATTTTATGCAGGAACTtgttaagagaaaaaaaaggtaatgTAGGTGTTAAATATGATTGTCGTTATGTATGTCAGCCGTACAAAAGGTACatggtaaaaattaaaaataacaaaaaaaaaagaagatattttaaagaaaatacaaaacaaaaaaatgaaaaaggatCATTGAACGGAAAACTCATTGAAGATAAGAGATTatctatttttcattaa
- a CDS encoding MO15-related protein kinase — protein MESNSTERYIFKPNFLGEGSYGKVYKAYDNVLKKEVAIKKMKINKISNYVDECGINFVLLREIKIMKEIKHKNIMTALDLYCEKDYINLVMEIMDYDLAKIINRKILLTDSQKKCILLQILNGLNVLHKYYFMHRDLCPANIFINKKGEVKIADFGLSSKYGFDMYSDKLSKDNKYNKKTLNFTSKVVTLWYRAPELLMGSSKYNSSIDMWSLGCIFAELLLQKALFPGENEIDQLGKIFFLLGTPNESNWPEAVYLPLYTDFTKSSKKDFKNIFRVEDDDCIDLLMSLLKLNSHERITAEDALKHKYFFNDPLPCDISQLPFSDL, from the coding sequence ATGGAAAGCAATTCGACCGAGAGATACATATTCAAACCTAACTTTTTGGGGGAAGGTTCGTACGGAAAAGTGTACAAAGCATATGACAACGTGTTGAAGAAAGAGGTAGCTattaagaaaatgaaaattaataaaattagtaattATGTGGATGAATGCGGTATAAACTTTGTATTGttaagagaaataaaaataatgaaagaaataaaacataagAATATTATGACTGCTTTAGATTTATATTGTGAAAaagattatataaatttagtCATGGAGATAATGGACTATGATTTAGCTAAAATAATTAAtcgtaaaatattattaacagatagccaaaaaaaatgtattctgctacaaattttaaatgggttaaatgtattacataaatattattttatgcacAGAGATTTATGTCCagctaatatatttataaacaaGAAAGGAGAAGTGAAAATTGCAGATTTTGGGTTATCATCAAAGTATGGCTTTGATATGTATTCAGATAAATTATCAAAagataataaatacaataaaaaaactttaaATTTTACTAGTAAGGTGGTAACGTTATGGTATAGGGCCCCAGAATTACTTATGGGAAGCAGTAAATATAATTCCTCCATTGATATGTGGAGTCTTGGATGTATTTTTGCTGAACTTTTATTGCAAAAAGCATTATTTCCGGgagaaaatgaaatagatcaattaggaaaaatattttttttattaggtACACCCAATGAAAGCAATTGGCCTGAGGCTGTATACCTTCCACTGTATACAGATTTTACAAAATCAAGTAAAAAAgattttaagaatatttttagaGTTGAAGACGATGACTGTATTGATTTATTAATGTctttgttaaaattaaattctcATGAACGTATTACTGCTGAAGATGCTTTAAaacacaaatatttttttaatgatccTTTACCATGTGATATATCACAGCTTCCCTTTAGTGATTTGTAA